The following coding sequences are from one Polynucleobacter sp. JS-JIR-II-50 window:
- the sucD gene encoding succinate--CoA ligase subunit alpha, with protein MSILINKNTKVITQGITGKTGQFHTEKCQEYANGKNCFVAGVNPKKAGESIFNIPIYGTVKEAAQQTGATTSVIYVPPPGAAAAIWEAVEADLDFVICITEGIPVRDMLEVRNKMHAKEAAGGKKTLLLGPNCPGIITPDELKIGIMPGHIHKKGRIGVVSRSGTLTYEAVGQLTAIGLGQSTAVGIGGDPINGLKHIDIMRMFNEDPETDAVIMIGEIGGPDEAEAARWCKDNMKKPVVGFIAGVTAPPGKRMGHAGALISGGADTADAKLAVMEECGFKVTKNPSEMAALLKAML; from the coding sequence ATGTCTATTTTGATCAATAAAAACACCAAAGTCATTACACAAGGTATTACTGGTAAGACCGGTCAGTTCCATACTGAAAAATGTCAGGAATACGCAAATGGTAAAAACTGTTTTGTTGCTGGCGTAAATCCTAAAAAAGCGGGCGAGTCTATTTTTAATATTCCTATTTATGGGACTGTTAAAGAGGCTGCTCAGCAAACTGGTGCAACCACTTCTGTTATCTATGTTCCGCCTCCTGGTGCTGCTGCTGCGATTTGGGAAGCTGTCGAAGCTGACCTCGACTTTGTGATCTGCATCACTGAAGGCATTCCAGTACGCGACATGCTTGAAGTGCGTAACAAGATGCACGCTAAAGAAGCTGCTGGTGGCAAGAAGACTTTGTTGCTGGGCCCTAATTGCCCAGGCATCATTACTCCAGACGAACTCAAGATCGGCATCATGCCTGGCCATATTCATAAGAAAGGCCGCATTGGTGTTGTTAGCCGTTCCGGTACATTGACTTATGAAGCGGTTGGTCAGTTGACGGCTATTGGCTTAGGTCAGTCCACAGCAGTTGGTATTGGTGGCGACCCAATTAATGGCTTAAAGCATATCGACATCATGAGAATGTTCAATGAAGATCCGGAGACTGATGCCGTGATCATGATTGGTGAAATCGGCGGTCCAGACGAGGCCGAAGCTGCTCGCTGGTGCAAAGACAATATGAAGAAGCCGGTAGTTGGCTTTATTGCCGGCGTAACAGCGCCTCCAGGCAAGCGTATGGGTCACGCAGGTGCCTTGATTTCTGGTGGTGCGGATACTGCAGATGCCAAGCTTGCTGTAATGGAAGAGTGTGGCTTCAAGGTAACGAAGAATCCTTCAGAAATGGCTGCTTTACTAAAGGCAATGTTGTAA
- a CDS encoding pilin: MQIQDIQKLENKEEVGFTLIEVMVVVAIIGILVAVAVPQYQDYIARSRVVEGMNLSSSAKLAVTEAFASRGTVPMDDATNGAFTFTPTRSVKLIEITPSGAIAIDYQVSVAPEGKNTLHLVPTNEPDANSPKPIDLSKPEGATWAGGWSCRSTETNLISQLLPSECRIGK; the protein is encoded by the coding sequence ATGCAGATTCAAGATATTCAAAAACTAGAAAACAAGGAAGAAGTTGGATTTACCTTAATTGAGGTGATGGTGGTTGTGGCCATCATTGGCATTTTGGTTGCGGTAGCCGTTCCTCAGTATCAAGACTACATTGCTCGAAGCAGGGTTGTAGAAGGTATGAATTTATCCTCAAGCGCTAAGCTCGCGGTGACAGAGGCTTTTGCAAGTCGTGGCACTGTTCCCATGGATGATGCAACGAATGGTGCTTTTACTTTTACGCCAACACGCAGCGTTAAGTTAATTGAGATCACACCCTCGGGTGCGATTGCGATTGACTATCAAGTCAGTGTTGCGCCTGAAGGTAAAAATACACTTCATTTAGTGCCAACTAACGAGCCTGATGCAAATTCGCCTAAGCCTATTGATTTGTCTAAGCCAGAGGGCGCAACTTGGGCGGGTGGTTGGTCATGTAGGTCTACTGAAACGAACTTAATTTCTCAGTTACTGCCTTCAGAATGCAGAATAGGTAAATAA
- the moaC gene encoding cyclic pyranopterin monophosphate synthase MoaC: MNKLTHFDASGQAHMVNVGDKPNTHRIAIATGKITMLPETLKMVEAGTHKKGDVLGIARIAGIQASKRTSDLIPLCHPLALTHVSLEFQTNPSENSISCQVRAETTGPTGVEMEALTAVQVALLTIYDMCKAIDRGMVMGDVKLLEKSGGKSGEWKVA, from the coding sequence ATGAACAAACTAACTCATTTTGATGCCAGCGGGCAAGCCCACATGGTAAACGTTGGCGATAAACCCAATACCCACCGTATAGCCATTGCTACAGGCAAGATCACCATGCTTCCCGAGACCCTCAAAATGGTAGAGGCTGGCACTCACAAGAAGGGTGATGTTTTAGGAATCGCCAGAATTGCAGGTATTCAGGCATCCAAGAGAACATCGGACCTCATTCCTTTGTGCCATCCCCTCGCGCTAACTCACGTTAGCCTAGAGTTCCAAACCAATCCAAGTGAAAACAGTATCAGCTGCCAAGTCAGAGCAGAAACCACTGGACCAACTGGCGTAGAAATGGAAGCCCTCACTGCCGTCCAAGTCGCCCTCCTCACAATCTATGACATGTGCAAAGCAATAGACCGAGGCATGGTGATGGGCGATGTCAAACTACTAGAGAAAAGTGGCGGTAAAAGCGGGGAATGGAAGGTCGCTTGA
- the recX gene encoding recombination regulator RecX, translated as MQELSSNQKVKQSPSLKARALRLLSQREYSRKGLAAKLAESEARWGKLGGEQAEQTPESRDSQIEAVLDDFEARGWLSDERFAEALVRRRSERYGMRKIADELDRAGVDAKQSAKLLGALRETEFQRAFDLWTRKYGIRAQDQKERARQYRFLASKGFGAEVVAKVIGGQSPD; from the coding sequence ATGCAAGAGTTAAGCAGTAATCAGAAGGTCAAACAAAGCCCGAGTCTCAAAGCTCGGGCTTTGCGCCTTTTGTCGCAGCGAGAATACAGTCGCAAAGGCTTAGCCGCAAAGTTGGCAGAATCAGAGGCAAGATGGGGCAAATTAGGTGGTGAGCAGGCTGAGCAAACGCCTGAATCCAGAGATTCTCAGATTGAAGCGGTTTTAGACGACTTTGAGGCAAGGGGTTGGTTGTCTGATGAGCGTTTTGCTGAAGCGCTGGTTCGCCGCCGTAGTGAGCGCTACGGGATGAGAAAGATTGCTGATGAACTCGACAGGGCTGGGGTGGATGCCAAGCAGTCAGCCAAGCTGCTTGGAGCTCTAAGGGAGACTGAGTTTCAGCGTGCCTTCGATCTCTGGACCAGGAAATACGGCATACGCGCTCAGGACCAAAAGGAGCGAGCTCGTCAATATCGCTTTTTGGCTTCCAAGGGTTTTGGCGCAGAAGTGGTGGCAAAAGTGATTGGCGGTCAAAGCCCGGATTAG
- a CDS encoding TerC family protein translates to MDFSVFSGPAFWAALLSIIVANILLSGDNAVVIALASRNLPPHQQKKAIFWGSAAAIILRVVLTITAVQLLSLPYLKIVGAILLVYIGVQLLADSDDEAEMDGHSNIWGAIRTILVADLVMSLDNVIAVAAAAQKGPEETRLALLIIGLGLSIPLIIFGSTMLLKVMDRFPVIITLGAGLLGLLAGGMLVEDPAIKDSIQGAMEDAHMIFEGIGVAIVILLGTYLKKKNRAKA, encoded by the coding sequence ATGGATTTTTCAGTATTTTCAGGCCCAGCATTTTGGGCTGCACTTTTGTCAATCATTGTTGCTAACATCTTGTTATCTGGTGATAACGCAGTTGTAATTGCGCTTGCATCACGCAATCTTCCGCCCCATCAACAAAAGAAAGCGATCTTTTGGGGTAGTGCAGCAGCCATTATTTTGCGTGTTGTTTTGACAATCACTGCGGTACAACTCCTCAGCCTTCCTTATCTAAAAATCGTTGGCGCTATTTTACTGGTCTACATTGGTGTGCAATTATTGGCCGATAGCGATGATGAAGCTGAGATGGATGGCCACTCCAATATCTGGGGAGCGATACGCACAATATTGGTAGCGGACTTGGTTATGAGTCTGGACAATGTTATTGCCGTAGCTGCCGCTGCTCAAAAGGGTCCAGAAGAAACTCGTTTAGCCCTTTTAATCATTGGTCTTGGTCTTTCTATCCCGTTGATCATCTTTGGTAGCACTATGCTTTTAAAGGTGATGGATCGCTTCCCAGTCATCATTACTTTGGGTGCTGGTTTATTGGGTCTATTGGCCGGCGGTATGTTGGTTGAAGACCCGGCAATCAAAGATTCTATTCAAGGTGCAATGGAAGATGCTCACATGATTTTTGAGGGCATTGGAGTTGCTATTGTGATCTTGCTTGGTACCTATTTGAAGAAAAAGAATCGCGCTAAAGCATAA
- the sucC gene encoding ADP-forming succinate--CoA ligase subunit beta, translating to MKIHEYQGKELLRQFNVPVPNGIPAFSVDEAVKAAEKLGGPVWVVKAQIHAGGRGKGGGVKLARSMDEVKKYASEILGMQLKTHQTGPEGQKVNRLLIEDGADIKKEYYFSIVTDRGTQKNVIMASSEGGMDIEEVAESHPEKIIKVFVDPMVGLTDADCDIVAKGIGVPEASIPMARDVFKNLYKTYWDTDASLVEINPLILEGNGKIKALDAKFNFDPNALFRHPEIVAYRDIDEEDAAEIEASKFDLAYISLDGNIGCLVNGAGLAMATMDTIKLFGGEPANFLDVGGGATAEKVTEAFKIMLKNKSVEAILVNIFGGIMRCDVIADGVVTACKAVNLTVPLVVRMKGTNEELGKKILADSGLPIISADSMAEAATKVVAAVAKNK from the coding sequence ATGAAAATTCACGAGTACCAAGGCAAAGAACTTCTTCGCCAATTTAATGTGCCAGTTCCTAACGGCATTCCTGCATTCAGTGTTGATGAGGCGGTGAAAGCTGCTGAAAAACTCGGTGGCCCAGTATGGGTTGTAAAGGCGCAGATTCATGCTGGTGGTCGCGGTAAAGGCGGCGGCGTGAAATTGGCAAGAAGCATGGATGAAGTGAAAAAATACGCTTCTGAAATTTTGGGCATGCAGCTTAAGACACATCAAACTGGACCAGAAGGCCAAAAAGTCAATCGCCTTCTCATTGAAGATGGCGCTGATATTAAAAAAGAGTATTACTTCAGTATCGTTACAGACCGCGGAACACAGAAGAATGTGATCATGGCTTCAAGCGAAGGCGGAATGGATATTGAGGAAGTAGCTGAATCTCATCCAGAAAAAATTATTAAAGTATTTGTTGACCCGATGGTTGGTTTGACAGATGCGGATTGCGATATTGTTGCTAAAGGAATTGGTGTTCCAGAAGCTTCTATTCCAATGGCACGCGATGTATTTAAGAACTTATACAAGACTTACTGGGATACCGATGCTTCATTGGTTGAGATCAACCCATTGATTCTTGAAGGTAACGGCAAAATCAAGGCTTTGGACGCGAAGTTCAACTTTGATCCAAACGCATTGTTCCGTCACCCAGAAATCGTTGCTTACCGCGATATCGATGAAGAAGATGCCGCTGAAATCGAAGCCTCTAAATTCGACCTCGCTTACATCTCATTGGATGGCAATATCGGTTGTTTAGTGAATGGCGCAGGCTTGGCGATGGCTACTATGGACACTATTAAGTTGTTCGGTGGCGAGCCAGCAAACTTCTTGGACGTTGGTGGCGGTGCTACAGCGGAAAAGGTAACCGAAGCATTCAAGATCATGTTGAAGAACAAGAGTGTTGAAGCAATTTTGGTAAACATCTTCGGCGGCATTATGCGTTGCGATGTGATTGCTGACGGCGTTGTTACTGCATGTAAAGCAGTCAACCTAACGGTACCTTTGGTTGTGCGCATGAAGGGTACAAACGAAGAGCTAGGCAAGAAGATTCTTGCAGACTCTGGTTTGCCAATTATTAGCGCTGATTCAATGGCTGAAGCTGCTACCAAGGTAGTTGCCGCTGTTGCCAAAAACAAATAA
- the recA gene encoding recombinase RecA, producing the protein MDNKKQSASSEFEGMSGDKQKALTAALAQIEKQFGKGSIMRLGDAEISQDIQVVSSGSLGLDIALGVGGLARGRVIEIYGPESSGKTTLTLHAIAEMQKLGGTCAFIDAEHALDVQYASRLGVDVNNLLISQPDTGEQALEIADALVRSGSIDLIVIDSVAALVPRAEIEGDMGDSLPGLQARLMSQALRKLTGAIKRTNTTVIFINQIRMKIGVMFGSPETTTGGNALKFYASMRLDIRRIGSIKKGDEVVGNETRVKVVKNKVSPPFREAIFDIMYGAGISREGEIIDMGVEADLVEKSGSWYSYNGDRIGQGKDNVREFLKENPAIAKDIEAKIREKLGVKSGSAVVTDVLSEEEEVE; encoded by the coding sequence TTGGATAACAAAAAGCAATCAGCCTCTTCAGAATTTGAAGGAATGAGCGGAGACAAGCAAAAAGCATTAACTGCAGCACTGGCACAAATTGAGAAACAGTTTGGCAAAGGCTCCATCATGAGATTGGGCGATGCCGAAATTAGCCAAGATATTCAGGTGGTGTCTAGTGGTTCACTCGGATTGGATATCGCTCTTGGAGTTGGTGGTCTTGCCCGTGGTCGCGTGATTGAAATCTACGGTCCAGAATCTTCTGGAAAAACCACTTTGACATTGCATGCGATTGCAGAAATGCAAAAGCTTGGCGGCACTTGCGCATTTATTGACGCAGAGCACGCATTAGATGTGCAGTACGCATCACGCCTCGGCGTGGATGTAAATAATCTGTTGATTTCTCAACCAGACACTGGTGAACAAGCATTAGAAATTGCAGATGCATTAGTTCGCTCAGGTTCTATTGATTTAATCGTCATCGACTCTGTTGCTGCTTTGGTTCCGAGGGCTGAGATCGAAGGCGATATGGGCGATTCTTTACCAGGCTTGCAAGCCCGTTTGATGAGTCAAGCTTTGCGTAAGTTGACTGGCGCCATCAAGCGTACCAACACGACTGTGATCTTCATTAACCAGATTCGTATGAAGATTGGTGTGATGTTTGGTTCTCCAGAAACCACTACTGGTGGTAATGCGCTGAAGTTCTATGCCTCTATGCGTTTAGACATCCGCCGTATCGGTAGTATCAAAAAAGGCGATGAGGTTGTTGGTAATGAAACCCGCGTGAAGGTTGTGAAGAACAAAGTTTCTCCTCCATTCCGCGAAGCAATCTTTGACATCATGTACGGTGCTGGCATTTCTAGAGAAGGCGAAATCATTGATATGGGTGTCGAAGCTGACCTCGTTGAAAAGTCAGGCTCTTGGTATAGCTATAACGGTGATCGTATTGGTCAAGGTAAAGACAATGTGCGCGAGTTCTTAAAAGAGAACCCAGCCATTGCTAAAGATATCGAAGCAAAAATCCGCGAGAAACTAGGCGTTAAATCTGGTTCAGCAGTAGTAACGGATGTGCTGAGCGAGGAAGAGGAAGTCGAATAA
- a CDS encoding DUF2878 domain-containing protein: protein MAKFWNFVIFQLGWFACVLGAANKDVLWAVVATLAYIAFHAWRSPSPKTEISLLLKAFVFGLVADTLIMHLGYLDFRDDWPSPYLSPLWMWVLWVLVATTVNGSLTWLRGRPVLGAVLGGIAGPMSYEAGIRMGAGSWVPGGEIAGFILVGVVWAVAIPLFFYWDRVNQVQPSQKSINSV, encoded by the coding sequence ATGGCTAAATTTTGGAACTTTGTTATTTTCCAGCTTGGTTGGTTTGCCTGTGTTCTGGGTGCAGCCAATAAAGATGTGCTTTGGGCGGTAGTTGCTACCCTCGCCTATATTGCTTTCCACGCCTGGCGTTCACCCTCTCCCAAAACAGAAATCAGTCTTTTATTGAAAGCCTTTGTCTTTGGTTTGGTGGCTGATACTCTCATCATGCATTTGGGCTACCTGGATTTTCGGGATGATTGGCCGTCACCCTATTTGTCACCTCTCTGGATGTGGGTCTTGTGGGTTTTGGTGGCAACCACCGTTAATGGTTCCTTGACTTGGTTGCGCGGCAGACCTGTTTTAGGGGCTGTTTTAGGAGGTATTGCTGGCCCAATGTCCTATGAGGCTGGCATTCGGATGGGGGCTGGATCCTGGGTCCCTGGCGGTGAAATTGCTGGATTTATCCTGGTCGGGGTGGTCTGGGCCGTTGCTATACCCCTCTTTTTCTATTGGGACCGAGTCAATCAAGTGCAGCCTAGTCAAAAATCCATAAATTCAGTTTAA